GGGGCGGCTCGGGGCAGTCGGCTGAGACCAATTCCTCGGAGCCGCTTTCTGACCCCGCAACCACACCTCGGCTTCCTCGTCGACGAGGGCACTAGCGTGAGCCAACTCTGGACCGGAGAGTCGCGCGGCCAATACGGGGCGAGTACAGACGCAACTACCCACAGCATGACTGATCAACTCATGCATCGGCCCGGCCCACAAGACCACATATAACAAAATGGACACGAACCAATGGTTCGTGTCCAAGAACCCGAGAGTTCGGGTTCTGACAAGTTGTGGAGCTGAGGGGAATCGAACCCCTGACCTTCTCGATGCGAACGAGACGCGCTACCAACTGCGCTACAGCCCCTTGATCGTGCTCGTAGAGCTTAGCAGCGCCCTACGAGCACCTCACGCAGGGGGGTCACTCTCCGACCGCACGCCGGTATGGCCCGGTCCCCGGCTCGTCGAGCTCCTCGAACGCCGGGTCCTCGTCGTCGAGGTCGACGACCACCGCGCTGCGGCGGACGCGGGATGTCGGGGACGGGCGGCGCTCGACCACCTCGCGGCGGACCGGCTCCACGACCTCGACGTCCTCGACCTCCGTGCGCTCCTCCTCCACCGAAGGCGCAGACGAAGACGAAGGCGCCGCAACGGAACCCGGAGAAGACGGGCGCCGCGGCGCGCGGGTGCTGTTGAAGCGGGCGAGGCGGCGCTGCCGGATCTCCTCCTCGATGCGCACCTGGCGGCGCAGGTACACGAGGTAACCGACGAGCACGACGTCGACCGCGCCGTGGCCCCACCACACCAGCGGGATGACGAAGCCGGCGACGGCCGCCGTGGCCACCGCGATCACCAGGAGGATGACGACGACGCGCTGCCGGAAGCTGTACTTCGCGCGGGCTGCGATCTCGGCGGCTTCGGGGTCGAAACCACCCCGGCCGGGACGGTAGCCCGACCGGTCGCGTTCGGCCCGCGAACCGCGCTTGGGCTGCGGGAGCGGCTCCGGTTCGGGTTCCGGCTCGTCGACGTCGTCCTCAAGTTCGAGCTCGGCCTCCAGCTCGGCGAGGTCGTCCTCGACCGAGGGCCGGGACTTCCCGGGATCGGACATGGCGAATTCCTCCCGGTCTTCGTTGCGTCCACTACGTACGACCCTGGCCGCGAGCGCCGAGTCGGCCGTCCTCGCGACCTGCTGCCGCCGGCGCGCGACCATAGGCACGAGAACGACGAGCCATGCCGCGGCGAGCGCGACGATGATCACGGAGCTGGGCATCTCCCGTCACCTCCCCCGATCCTTCCACCACGAATCACGTTAGTCACAGGAGTAACAGATCGGACGGAGACTCGCCGGGTTCGATCACGGAAAAGCCTCACCGGATTAGGTGAAACTCACAGCATGTGGTAACGCGGCTACTGACCCGGGTGGGTAATCACCTTCAGGCGTAGTCGGCGCGGCCCGCCGCGACCAGCCGCGACACCAGCCCGGACCCGGTCTCCTCGCGCGTGACGGCGTAGCAATAGTGGTCCCGCCAAGAGCCTGCGACGTCGAGGTAACGCTCGAACAGCCCCTCCTGCCGATAGCCCGCCTTCGTGAGAACTCGCAGGCTGGCGGCGTTTTCCGGTCGCACGGTGGCCTCCAGCCGGTGCAGCCCGGCCGGGCCGAAGGCGTGGTCGGTGACCAGGGCGACGGCGGCCGTCGCGACCCCGCCGCGGACCACTTCGGACGACACCCAGTAGCCGATCCAGGCCGACCGCAGTGACGCCCGGATGACGTTACCCACCGTGATCTGACCGGCCAGACGACCGTCCAGGGTGATGGTGAACGGCAGGCACTGACCACGCCGAGCGAGCGAACGTAACGCCGCCCACTGCGACGGCCACGACCAGAAGGCGTTGCGTTCCGGCCACGGGCCGACGCCGGTCGGCTCCCACATCTCGAGGTGCGCCCGGTCCCGGAGCCGGATCCGGCTCCACTCACCGGCGTCGCGCAGCCGGACCGGCCGGATCGCGACCTCGCCCGCGGGCACCCGCAGCGGGCCCAGCCGGGCCGGCCAGCCCGGGTGCCGGCTTTCGACCGGGTAGGACACGCCCGACACGGAGTTCATCAGGCCCGTTGCGCCAGGAAGGTGACCTGGACCTGTTCGCCCGCGGACACCTCGGTCAGCTCCTCCGGCACGTTGATCAGGCAGTTCGCTTCGGCCAGCGACGCGAGCAAGTGCGCCCCGGACTGGCCGAGCGGCTGGACCAGGTACTCGCCGTTGGACTCGTCGCGCAGCAGCTGGCCGCGCAGGAACCCGCGCCTGCCCTCGGTCGACGTGATCGGCGACAGCAGCCGCGCCCCGACGATCCGGCGGTGCGGGTTCCGGGTCCCGCGCGCCGCGCGGATCAGCGGACGCACCAGCACCTCGAACACGACCAGCGCGCTCATCGGGTTGCCCGGGATGAGGAACGTCGGCACCGAGTCGGGGCCGAGCCTGCCGAAGCCCTGGACCGAGCCGGGGTGCATCGCCACCCGCGTCATGTCGATCCGGCCGAGGTCGGACAGCGCGGCGTGGACCTCGTCGCCGGTGGCGCCCCCGGCGCCGCCCGCGACCACGACGATCTCCGACATCAGCAGCCGGCCCTCGACGATCTCCCGCAGCCGCTTCGGCTCGCTCGGCACGATGCCGACCCGGCTGACCTCGGCACCCGCGTCCCGGGCGGCCGCGGACAGCGCGTACGAGTTGACGTCGTAGACCTGCCCGACCGACGGCGTCCGGTCGACGTCGACCAGTTCGTCGCCGACGGACACGATCGACACCCGCGGCCGCGGGTAGACGAGGACCTTCGCCCGGCCGACGGCGGCCAGCAGGCCCACCTGCGCCGAGCCGATCGTGTCGCCGCGGCGCACCGCGACGTCGCCGATCTGGACGTCCTCGCCGGCCCGGCGCACGTATCCCGCCGACGGCACCGAGCGGTGCACGGTGACGCGGGCCTGGTGCCCGTCGGTGTAGGCGAGCGGCACGACCGCGTCGGCGAGTGTCGGCAGCGGCGCGCCGGTGTCGACCCGCACGGCCTGGCCGGGCTGGAGCCGCCGCGGCTGGCGCGAGCCCGCCGCGATCTCCCCGACGACCGGCAGCTGCACCGGCTCCTGCCCGGCGGTGCGCACGTCGACGCTGCGCACGGCGTACCCGTCGATCGCGGCCTGGTCGAACCCGGGCAGCGCGTGCTCGGCGACCACCTCCTCGGCGCAGAGCAGCCCCTGGGCCTCGGAGATCGCCACGCGCACCGGCTGAGGCCGGACGGCGGCGTCCAAGGTCATCAAGATCTGCGCGTCGACCGAGCGCAGCTCGGCCTCGTCCCCGGCCACCTCGGGCCGCGCCGCGTCGAGGGATTCCGTCATGGGCGCTCTGTCCCGAGCCGTTCCGTCAGCCACGCCCGTAAAGATGGACCGTACTCGGGCGTTTCAAGCGCGAAATCGACCGCGGCACGCAGGAAACCACCCGGATTCCCCAGGTCGTGGCGGCCGCCGCGGTGGACGACGACGTGCACCGGGTGTCCCTCGCTGATCAGCAGCGCGACCGCGTCGGTCAGCTGCAGCTCGCCGCCGCTGCCCGGGGTGATCCGCTTCAGCGCGTCGAAGATCGCCCGGTCGAGCAGGTAGCGCCCGGCCGCGGCGTAGGTCGACGGCGCGTCCTCCGGCTTCGGCTTCTCGACCATCCCGTGCACCCGCTTGACGTCTTCGTCGTCGGTGTCGGTGACGTCGAAGACGCCGTACGGCGAGATCTCGGCCTTCGGGATGTCGAACGCGCACAGCACGCTGCCGCCGTACTGGGCGCGGACCGCGCTCATCCGGTCCAGCACGCCGGTGGGCAGCACCAGGTCGTCCGGGAGCAGCACGGCGACGGCCTCGTCGTCGGGCTTCAGGTTCGGTTCGGCCTGCGCGACGGCGTGGCCGAGGCCGAGCGCCTGCTCCTGGATGGCGGTCTCGACGGCCAGCAGCTCCGACCCGCGGCGCACCTTGGCGAGCAGCTCGGTCTTGCCCTTGGCCTCGAGGTTCTGCTCCAGCTCGGGCTGCTTCTCGAAGTACTTGACGACCGCGTCCTTGCCCGGCGAGGTCACGATGACCAGGCGTTCCGCACCCGCGGCGGCGGCCTCCGCCGCGACCAGCTCGATCCCCGGGGTGTCCACCACCGGCAGCAGTTCCTTGGGCACGGCCTTCGTCGCCGGAAGGAACCGTGTCCCCAGGCCGGCGGCAGGCACGATGGCGGTTCTGAACGTCTGGGTGGTTGCGGCGCCCGTCATGGGCGCAAAGCCTAACGTGAGGTCATGCATGCGCTGGGCAATGAGCACCTGAGCAAGCCGGAGTGGCGCGACCGGCTGACGCGCGCGCGGGCGGACCAGACGGCCGAATCCCACGCCCGCGAAGCATCCGCGCTGGTCAGCATGGTGTCGAAGGTCACAGTGAGGACTGTGTGCGCCTACCTGCCGTTCGGCACCGAACCGGGCACGACCGCCCTCGTCGACGCGCTCGCGGCCGGGGGCGCGCGAGTGCTGCTGCCGGTGATCCTGCCGGAGCCGGGTCCGCTCGACTGGGCCGAGTACACGGGCGAGGCCGACCTCGTGCCCAGCCGGTTCCGCGGCATCCGCGAGCCCGGCGGGAAACGCCTGGGTACCGGCGCCGTGGGGGCGGCGGAGCTGATCTTGGTGCCCGCGCTGGCCGTGGACCACCGGGGCGTCCGGCTCGGCCGGGGCGCCGGCCACTACGATCGCTCGCTGGTGTTCGCCGCGGCCGGCGCGACGCTGCTGGCGGTGGTCCGCGACGAAGAGCTGGTCGAACGGCTGCCCGGGGAACCTCACGACGTGCGCATGAGCGGGGCCTTGACACCGGGTCGAGGCGTGCTCGAGCTGCCGATGTGAGCAACGAGGAATTGCTTTCGGGGAATGCTTTCAAGCACAATCGGGTTAGCACTCTGGTCGGATGAGTGCCAGCAAAGGAGCCGTCAGTGCCTACGTACCAGTACGCCTGCAAAGAATGCGACCACCGGTTCGAAGCCGTGCAGTCGTTCTCGGACCCCAGCCTGACCGTGTGCCCGCAGTGCTCCGGCGTACTGCGCAAGGTCTTCAGCGCGGTCGGCGTGGTCTTCAAGGGCAGCGGGTTCTACCGCACCGACTCGCGCGACTCGAGCAAGTCGAGCACCGCGTCGACGCCG
This window of the Amycolatopsis balhimycina FH 1894 genome carries:
- the glpR gene encoding gephyrin-like molybdotransferase receptor GlpR, whose product is MPSSVIIVALAAAWLVVLVPMVARRRQQVARTADSALAARVVRSGRNEDREEFAMSDPGKSRPSVEDDLAELEAELELEDDVDEPEPEPEPLPQPKRGSRAERDRSGYRPGRGGFDPEAAEIAARAKYSFRQRVVVILLVIAVATAAVAGFVIPLVWWGHGAVDVVLVGYLVYLRRQVRIEEEIRQRRLARFNSTRAPRRPSSPGSVAAPSSSSAPSVEEERTEVEDVEVVEPVRREVVERRPSPTSRVRRSAVVVDLDDEDPAFEELDEPGTGPYRRAVGE
- the glp gene encoding gephyrin-like molybdotransferase Glp, which gives rise to MTESLDAARPEVAGDEAELRSVDAQILMTLDAAVRPQPVRVAISEAQGLLCAEEVVAEHALPGFDQAAIDGYAVRSVDVRTAGQEPVQLPVVGEIAAGSRQPRRLQPGQAVRVDTGAPLPTLADAVVPLAYTDGHQARVTVHRSVPSAGYVRRAGEDVQIGDVAVRRGDTIGSAQVGLLAAVGRAKVLVYPRPRVSIVSVGDELVDVDRTPSVGQVYDVNSYALSAAARDAGAEVSRVGIVPSEPKRLREIVEGRLLMSEIVVVAGGAGGATGDEVHAALSDLGRIDMTRVAMHPGSVQGFGRLGPDSVPTFLIPGNPMSALVVFEVLVRPLIRAARGTRNPHRRIVGARLLSPITSTEGRRGFLRGQLLRDESNGEYLVQPLGQSGAHLLASLAEANCLINVPEELTEVSAGEQVQVTFLAQRA
- a CDS encoding 5-formyltetrahydrofolate cyclo-ligase, giving the protein MHALGNEHLSKPEWRDRLTRARADQTAESHAREASALVSMVSKVTVRTVCAYLPFGTEPGTTALVDALAAGGARVLLPVILPEPGPLDWAEYTGEADLVPSRFRGIREPGGKRLGTGAVGAAELILVPALAVDHRGVRLGRGAGHYDRSLVFAAAGATLLAVVRDEELVERLPGEPHDVRMSGALTPGRGVLELPM
- a CDS encoding GNAT family N-acetyltransferase, which encodes MNSVSGVSYPVESRHPGWPARLGPLRVPAGEVAIRPVRLRDAGEWSRIRLRDRAHLEMWEPTGVGPWPERNAFWSWPSQWAALRSLARRGQCLPFTITLDGRLAGQITVGNVIRASLRSAWIGYWVSSEVVRGGVATAAVALVTDHAFGPAGLHRLEATVRPENAASLRVLTKAGYRQEGLFERYLDVAGSWRDHYCYAVTREETGSGLVSRLVAAGRADYA
- a CDS encoding UTP--glucose-1-phosphate uridylyltransferase translates to MTGAATTQTFRTAIVPAAGLGTRFLPATKAVPKELLPVVDTPGIELVAAEAAAAGAERLVIVTSPGKDAVVKYFEKQPELEQNLEAKGKTELLAKVRRGSELLAVETAIQEQALGLGHAVAQAEPNLKPDDEAVAVLLPDDLVLPTGVLDRMSAVRAQYGGSVLCAFDIPKAEISPYGVFDVTDTDDEDVKRVHGMVEKPKPEDAPSTYAAAGRYLLDRAIFDALKRITPGSGGELQLTDAVALLISEGHPVHVVVHRGGRHDLGNPGGFLRAAVDFALETPEYGPSLRAWLTERLGTERP
- a CDS encoding FmdB family zinc ribbon protein, with the protein product MPTYQYACKECDHRFEAVQSFSDPSLTVCPQCSGVLRKVFSAVGVVFKGSGFYRTDSRDSSKSSTASTPAKTETKTESKPDTSAASSSSGTTKTAAATS